A genomic segment from Nasonia vitripennis strain AsymCx chromosome 4 unlocalized genomic scaffold, Nvit_psr_1.1 chr4_random0007, whole genome shotgun sequence encodes:
- the LOC116417334 gene encoding uncharacterized protein LOC116417334: MFSEQSLQNGPHANQQQQQQFGASLEPPDNRYPNFDLRNGQNDKREVDAASKCTLPPYWTFNPSLWFSQAESSFRSNRVTRDVAKYDLIVAGLPQDVAQEVSDVILNPPAEQRYETLKAAVLKRLTVSADHKLHQLLNEVQLGDRTPSQLLRYMRRLGGSAVSDEALRVKWLDLLPSHTSRLCRVLKAPALDELAALADELILPSSQVCATSRPVSPVSSGVSSGNATPQPNQELTSLRLAMAHISTMLQQQSITLQSIATTLAAGQQQQQRQQPIQQQQQQQRGRSATRSSSRQRQTRSTSPAANPAWCWYHQRFASKATQCRPPCSYPMPGN, from the coding sequence ATGTTTTCGGAGCAGTCGCTACAGAACGGCCCGCACGCgaatcaacaacaacaacaacagttCGGCGCGTCTCTCGAACCGCCGGATAACCGTTATCCTAATTTCGACCTTCGCAACGGTCAAAACGACAAGCGCGAAGTCGATGCTGCTTCGAAGTGCACGCTACCGCCGTATTGGACATTTAATCCGAGCCTTTGGTTCTCGCAAGCTGAATCGTCTTTTCGCTCCAACAGAGTCACCAGAGACGTCGCGAAGTACGACCTCATCGTGGCAGGCCTGCCGCAAGACGTCGCTCAGGAGGTTTCGGACGTCATCCTCAACCCTCCAGCAGAGCAGCGCTACGAGACTCTGAAAGCAGCCGTCCTGAAGCGTCTCACCGTCTCCGCCGACCACAAGCTCCACCAGCTCCTCAACGAGGTCCAGCTCGGCGACAGGACGCCCTCGCAGCTCTTGCGCTACATGCGCCGCCTCGGAGGATCCGCAGTCTCCGACGAGGCCCTGCGCGTTAAATGGCTCGACCTCCTACCATCTCACACGAGCCGTCTCTGCAGAGTGCTCAAGGCACCAGCGCTAGACGAACTAGCTGCACTCGCAGACGAGCTCATCCTCCCGAGCAGCCAGGTCTGCGCAACCTCACGTCCAGTCTCGCCAGTATCCAGCGGCGTCTCCTCAGGCAACGCCACACCTCAGCCAAACCAGGAGCTGACCTCGCTTCGCCTCGCCATGGCCCACATCTCGACGATGCTCCAGCAGCAGTCAATTACACTGCAGTCCATCGCGACCACGCTAGCAGCAGgccagcagcaacaacaacgacaGCAGCCCAttcaacaacagcaacagcagcagcgtggTCGCTCAGCCACGCGCTCGTCATCTCGCCAGCGGCAGACTCGCTCCACCTCGCCAGCAGCAAACCCAGCATGGTGCTGGTATCACCAGCGCTTCGCGAGCAAGGCCACGCAATGCAGGCCTCCCTGCTCCTATCCAATGCCGGGAAACTAG